One Caretta caretta isolate rCarCar2 chromosome 24, rCarCar1.hap1, whole genome shotgun sequence genomic region harbors:
- the LOC125628847 gene encoding immunoglobulin kappa light chain-like, whose amino-acid sequence MKMIFAEYLVLSSLVLGVQLFLHQTQRIQFVEVNDTAKIHCSSTKDLKGGGWKVFWYLRREGEKPTCIKHCFDDQNVSKFACKHERHSSTLEISTIQKTESGIYYCAYKYSSYLIFGNGSSLIVGDSYTKSSWVMLLVPFPHGSQVTGAANLACVIHGVSSPVHVSWSVSGELQEQGLTRSLKAKDGSLTLINHISVPMDTWTNGKNFTCEIKFNSSGNSVKKSTRYSAAPARECSHYIVPLAAGAGLLLLVVSLSLVWTLCPSTLGFQPRVSAPPASEEPQGEILHAHLDCDSRNRNGRTMQRSARGKRLKP is encoded by the exons TGCTGGGAGTGCAGTTATTTCTGCACCAGACTCAGCGGATCCAGTTTGTTGAAGTTAATGACACCGCCAAGATCCACTGTTCTTCCACAAAAGACTTGAAAGGAGGAGGATGGAAGGTGTTTTGGTATTTGAGAAGAGAAGGTGAGAAACCCACCTGCATTAAGCACTGTTTTGATGACCAAAATGTAAGTAAATTTGCTTGCAAACATGAAAGACACAGCTCTACACTGGAAATCAGCACTATCCAAAAGACGGAGTCTGGTATTTACTACTGTGCATATAAATACAGCAGCTACCTGATCTTCGGGAATGGATCCTCGCTGATTGTTGGAG ATAGTTATACCAAGAGCAGCTGGGTGATGCTTCTGGTCCCATTTCCACATGGCAGTCAAGTCACTGGGGCAGCGAATCTGGCTTGTGTGATCCATGGAGTGTCCAGCCCAGTCCATGTTTCCTGGAGTGTttctggggagctgcaggaacaggGGCTGACACGCTCATTGAAAGCAAAGGATGGATCTTTAACCCTCATAAATCACATCAGCGTCCCCATGGACACCTGGACCAATGGGAAGAATTTCACCTGTGAAATCAAATTCAACTCTTCCGGCAACAGTGTGAAGAAAAGTACCAGATATTCTGCAG cccctgccagggaGTGCTCACATTACATTGTGCCCCTTGCGGCTGGAGCtggtctgctgctgctggtggtgtctCTGAGCCTCGTCTGGACCCTCTGCCCTTCCACGCTAG gattccagcccagggtctcAGCACCCCCAGCTTCCGAGGAGCCCCAG GGTGAAATCTTACACGCTCATCTGGATTGCGATTCACGGAATCGCAACGGGCGCACAATGCAGCGATCGGCCAGAGGGAAACGTTTAAAACCCTGA